A window from Kovacikia minuta CCNUW1 encodes these proteins:
- a CDS encoding YtxH domain-containing protein, which translates to MSNSRSGAFFGGMLLGAAVGTVAGILMAPRPGRETRQFLKKSADALPELAEDLSTSVQLQADRLSDTALRNWDSTLVRLREAIAAGMEATQRARQEEDAAEIEMPPQPDQPAHDNLL; encoded by the coding sequence ATGTCAAATAGCCGTTCTGGAGCGTTTTTTGGGGGAATGTTGCTGGGTGCTGCTGTCGGCACGGTGGCTGGCATTTTAATGGCACCCCGTCCCGGTCGAGAAACCCGTCAGTTTTTGAAAAAATCTGCTGATGCTTTGCCGGAGTTAGCAGAGGATCTCTCAACCAGCGTTCAACTCCAAGCCGATCGCCTGTCGGACACGGCATTACGGAATTGGGATAGCACCCTGGTTCGCCTGCGGGAGGCGATCGCGGCGGGGATGGAAGCGACCCAACGGGCACGCCAGGAAGAAGACGCAGCAGAGATTGAAATGCCCCCCCAACCTGACCAGCCTGCCCACGATAATTTGCTCTAA
- a CDS encoding GTP-binding protein has product MSELAPNLGTPDDASELTQEWDEAIFGFDDIQAELNYKQAQSALRDLVENLDLTPQERRGLESEIGSLESMLDKLDRQVVHIAVFGMVGRGKSSLLNALLGDQVFETGPIHGVTRTDQRASWEITREAVEGSDRSLFRVKLPSAGNSHVELIDTPGIDEVDGEAREALARQIAKQADLILFLVAGDMTKVEYQALSELREASKPILLVFNKIDQFPDADRLAIYHKIRDERVRELLSPDEIVMAAASPLVARAVRRPDGTRAAQLSTGKPQIEELKLKILEILHREGKSLVALNSMLYADDVNEQLVQRKMDIREQSANRIIWNGVMTKAVAIALNPITVVDIVSSAVIDVAMILTLSRLYGIPMTRQGAVGLLQKIGIAMGGITASELLANLGLSSLKGLLGLSAPATGGASLAAYASVALTQAGVAGVSSYGIGQVTKAYLANDASWGPDGPKAVVTRILASLDETSILNRIKDELRAKIDLSRRRSKTG; this is encoded by the coding sequence ATGTCCGAACTGGCTCCAAATCTAGGAACTCCTGACGACGCGAGTGAACTCACCCAGGAATGGGATGAGGCGATTTTTGGTTTTGATGACATTCAGGCAGAACTCAATTACAAGCAGGCTCAAAGTGCGCTGCGCGATCTGGTCGAGAATTTAGATTTAACTCCCCAGGAACGGCGGGGATTGGAATCGGAGATTGGCAGTCTGGAATCAATGCTGGACAAGCTCGATCGCCAGGTGGTTCATATTGCGGTTTTTGGCATGGTTGGCAGGGGAAAATCCTCTCTGCTCAACGCTTTGCTGGGTGATCAAGTGTTTGAAACAGGCCCGATTCATGGAGTTACTCGCACCGACCAGCGTGCCAGTTGGGAAATTACCCGCGAAGCTGTAGAGGGCAGCGATCGCTCCCTGTTTCGGGTCAAATTACCCAGTGCAGGCAACTCCCATGTCGAACTGATTGATACTCCTGGAATTGACGAAGTAGACGGCGAAGCGCGGGAAGCGTTGGCAAGGCAGATTGCCAAACAGGCAGACCTGATCCTATTCCTGGTTGCAGGCGACATGACCAAGGTGGAATACCAGGCGTTGTCGGAATTGCGGGAAGCGAGCAAGCCGATCCTGCTGGTGTTTAACAAGATTGACCAGTTTCCAGACGCCGATCGGCTCGCCATCTATCACAAAATCCGTGATGAACGGGTGCGGGAATTGCTCTCGCCCGATGAAATTGTGATGGCAGCCGCTTCCCCTCTGGTTGCCAGGGCAGTTCGGCGTCCCGATGGCACCAGGGCAGCCCAGTTAAGCACCGGGAAACCCCAAATTGAGGAATTGAAGCTAAAAATTCTGGAAATTTTGCATCGGGAAGGAAAATCCCTGGTTGCCCTCAATTCCATGCTCTATGCCGATGATGTGAATGAGCAATTAGTCCAGCGCAAGATGGACATCCGTGAGCAGAGCGCCAATCGGATCATCTGGAACGGGGTGATGACCAAGGCAGTGGCGATCGCCCTCAATCCGATTACGGTCGTCGATATCGTGAGCAGTGCCGTTATCGATGTAGCGATGATCCTGACCCTTTCCCGACTCTATGGAATTCCCATGACGCGTCAGGGAGCGGTGGGTTTATTGCAAAAAATTGGCATTGCGATGGGCGGAATTACCGCCAGCGAACTGCTGGCAAACCTGGGGTTGAGTTCCCTTAAGGGGTTATTAGGGTTGTCGGCTCCGGCAACTGGCGGTGCTTCCCTGGCTGCCTATGCCTCGGTTGCTCTGACCCAGGCAGGGGTTGCTGGCGTTTCTTCCTACGGGATTGGGCAGGTGACAAAAGCCTACCTCGCGAACGATGCCTCCTGGGGACCTGACGGACCCAAAGCTGTCGTGACCCGTATCCTTGCATCCCTGGATGAAACCTCCATTCTGAACCGAATCAAAGACGAACTCCGCGCCAAAATCGATCTGAGTCGCCGCAGATCGAAAACTGGTTAA
- a CDS encoding restriction endonuclease subunit R, with product MVQTISISEKITLKYLRDRFNLQRIEDESFFSEWSISLPELNQADRAFLERVRSRFFYQLDEGALLEGGVKMMIMAPLLDIAGFYDPPFKTRFEPAVSLEIETEAEILQGRIDALVVQNQFWVWVLEAKRTTFSLGLGIPQALAYMLNNPTLQQPTFGILTGGEDFIFIKLVQQPQPMYALSYKFSILNAGDLDKVLQIMRRIGESITTET from the coding sequence ATGGTTCAAACCATTTCCATTTCTGAAAAGATAACCTTAAAGTATCTCCGCGATCGCTTCAACTTACAGCGAATTGAAGACGAATCGTTTTTTTCAGAATGGAGCATTTCGCTACCAGAATTGAATCAGGCAGATCGGGCTTTTTTAGAACGGGTGCGATCGCGGTTTTTCTATCAACTTGATGAGGGAGCGCTGTTGGAAGGGGGCGTAAAAATGATGATTATGGCTCCCTTGTTGGATATAGCTGGTTTTTATGATCCTCCCTTTAAGACCCGATTTGAGCCAGCAGTCAGTTTAGAAATTGAAACGGAAGCAGAAATATTACAGGGACGAATCGATGCGTTGGTTGTACAAAACCAATTCTGGGTTTGGGTGCTGGAAGCAAAACGCACAACTTTTTCCCTGGGGTTAGGCATTCCTCAAGCCCTGGCATACATGTTAAACAATCCAACTTTACAACAGCCAACCTTTGGAATCTTAACCGGGGGCGAAGACTTCATCTTCATCAAGCTAGTGCAGCAACCGCAACCCATGTACGCTCTGTCTTACAAGTTCAGCATTTTAAATGCTGGAGATTTGGACAAAGTACTTCAAATCATGCGCCGCATTGGGGAATCAATTACAACAGAAACTTAA
- a CDS encoding NYN domain-containing protein encodes MRDETQSRLNRLAVLIDAENISADLLEPFLNEVAKYGTAHVKRIYGDWTNPQLLKWKSKLIDFAIQPIQQFSYTSGKNATDSALIIDAMDLLYSQNFDGFCIVSSDSDFTRLATRIREFGLLVYGFGERKTPQGFISACDKFVYIDILGRLEDGTSVYKLKGDFEKIGNTANARDKITSINTSAIERQADEEQKIKIDTKLIKLLKKAYEDIAEEDEWLHLGPFGTQITKLSPSFDPRNYGYKKLSSLVQATGVFEIKKTPKTITIRLKA; translated from the coding sequence ATGAGAGATGAAACTCAATCTAGATTAAACAGACTTGCTGTATTGATTGATGCAGAAAATATTAGTGCTGATTTGTTGGAGCCTTTTCTAAATGAAGTCGCTAAATATGGAACCGCACATGTCAAACGAATTTATGGTGATTGGACTAATCCACAATTATTAAAGTGGAAATCAAAATTAATTGACTTTGCAATACAGCCGATTCAACAATTCAGTTATACAAGTGGAAAAAATGCAACTGATAGCGCTTTGATTATTGATGCAATGGATCTACTTTATAGCCAAAATTTTGATGGTTTCTGCATTGTTTCAAGTGATAGTGATTTCACAAGATTAGCAACTCGAATTAGAGAATTTGGATTACTCGTTTATGGTTTTGGTGAAAGGAAAACCCCTCAAGGATTCATTAGTGCATGCGATAAATTTGTTTATATTGATATTTTGGGACGATTGGAGGATGGAACAAGTGTCTATAAGTTGAAAGGAGATTTTGAGAAAATTGGCAACACAGCTAATGCACGAGATAAAATCACTTCTATAAATACTTCTGCTATTGAGAGGCAAGCCGATGAAGAGCAAAAAATTAAAATTGATACCAAGCTCATCAAACTTCTCAAAAAGGCTTATGAGGATATAGCAGAAGAAGATGAGTGGTTGCACTTAGGTCCGTTTGGAACACAAATAACCAAATTATCTCCATCCTTTGATCCAAGAAATTATGGGTACAAAAAGCTAAGCAGCCTGGTTCAAGCTACTGGGGTGTTTGAGATTAAAAAAACACCAAAAACAATCACAATAAGGTTAAAAGCTTAA
- a CDS encoding NUDIX hydrolase: MEQLYTFGDPDRIPRKAGHSSRYLSVSYFALVRFAEAELIADGVSGIAWYSLDQVPALAFDHNKILEYGHRRLRNKLEYSPVAFEVLPELFTLSDLYQLYTTVLGENFSDYSNFRSRLLKLGFLEDTGVKVSRGAGRPASLYRFDAAAFAPLKDKPLVFI; encoded by the coding sequence GTGGAGCAGCTTTATACTTTTGGAGATCCCGATCGAATTCCCCGTAAAGCGGGTCATAGTTCCCGCTATCTCTCTGTCAGCTACTTTGCCCTGGTGCGGTTTGCCGAAGCAGAACTGATTGCCGACGGGGTCAGCGGAATTGCCTGGTATTCCCTCGATCAGGTTCCTGCTCTTGCCTTTGATCACAACAAAATTTTGGAATATGGGCATCGCCGCCTGCGAAACAAGTTGGAATATAGCCCCGTTGCCTTTGAAGTGCTACCCGAACTGTTTACGCTTAGCGACCTTTACCAGCTGTACACCACTGTTTTGGGTGAAAATTTCTCTGACTATTCCAATTTTCGATCGCGCTTGCTTAAGTTGGGGTTCCTGGAAGATACCGGAGTCAAAGTCTCCAGGGGCGCAGGACGACCCGCCAGCCTTTACCGATTTGATGCCGCAGCCTTTGCACCGTTGAAGGACAAGCCATTAGTGTTTATTTAG
- a CDS encoding NUDIX domain-containing protein, whose translation MAGQRQRKTADPLDRKPLADFRVGVENVIFSVDTAQNRLLVLLVMRQEEPFLGQWSFPGTLVQKGESLEDAAYRILAEKIRVKNLYRGAALYFWRSRSNSP comes from the coding sequence ATGGCAGGACAACGCCAGAGAAAAACAGCCGATCCGTTAGATCGCAAACCTCTCGCTGACTTCAGGGTTGGGGTTGAGAATGTGATCTTCTCGGTCGATACTGCCCAAAATCGACTGTTGGTGTTGCTGGTGATGCGACAGGAGGAACCTTTTCTGGGGCAATGGAGTTTTCCGGGAACACTGGTGCAAAAAGGAGAATCCCTGGAAGACGCTGCCTACCGGATCTTGGCAGAAAAAATTCGGGTGAAAAATCTATATCGTGGAGCAGCTTTATACTTTTGGAGATCCCGATCGAATTCCCCGTAA
- a CDS encoding nicotinate-nucleotide adenylyltransferase: protein MPNIALFGTSADPPTTGHQAILTWLSWHFDWVSVWASDNPFKSHPTSLSHRIAMLQLLIDEIQPARHNIHLDPTLGCPRTYHTLEIASQRWKDAKLTFVIGSDLIFQLPNWYRIDEVLEQVDLLVIPRPGYPVNDSALAELRRRGARVTIADLTGPDISSTAYREGGETEGLTPPIAAYIHREHLYAWQDNAREKQPIR from the coding sequence ATGCCCAACATCGCTCTCTTTGGTACCAGCGCAGACCCACCGACCACGGGACATCAGGCAATCTTGACCTGGTTGTCCTGGCATTTTGACTGGGTGTCAGTTTGGGCGTCAGATAATCCTTTTAAGTCCCATCCCACATCCTTGAGCCATCGGATAGCGATGCTGCAACTGTTGATTGATGAGATTCAACCTGCACGACATAATATCCACCTTGATCCGACGCTGGGCTGCCCTCGCACCTATCACACCCTGGAGATTGCCAGTCAGCGCTGGAAAGATGCAAAACTGACGTTTGTCATCGGGTCGGACCTGATCTTCCAGCTACCCAACTGGTATCGCATTGATGAGGTGTTGGAGCAGGTAGATTTACTGGTTATTCCCCGCCCCGGATATCCTGTAAATGACTCCGCTCTGGCAGAATTGAGGCGGAGGGGGGCGAGGGTGACGATCGCCGATCTGACAGGTCCAGATATCTCATCTACCGCGTATCGTGAAGGGGGGGAAACCGAGGGGTTAACGCCACCGATCGCAGCCTACATTCACCGGGAACACCTATACGCATGGCAGGACAACGCCAGAGAAAAACAGCCGATCCGTTAG
- a CDS encoding nicotinate phosphoribosyltransferase, producing MGALVDLLNTNSTHATLERQENLMLNLTSAEYGLLTDLYQLTMTACYVGEELDQQQASFELFTRRLPQDFGYLIAMGLEQALDYLEHFHFGSEQIKALQDTGIFAHAPEQFWALLANASFTGDVWAVPEGTAVFANEPLLRIEAPLWQAQIAETYVLNTLNYQTLIATRAARLRDVAGPEATLFEFGTRRAFSPQASLWAARSALASGLDATSNVLAAVKLGREPVGTMAHSLVMALAATEGSEAEAFTAFHRYFPSAPLLIDTYDTIAAAHQIAAKLQAGEMHLSGVRIDSGDLLSLSQQVRKILPDIPIFASGDLDEYKIAELKAAGACIDGYGLGTQLVTGSPVNGVYKLVEINGIPVMKEASGKTTYPGRKQIFRRYENGLVQGDRLGLITESPQDQHSLLQLVMKQGQRTQFSEPLDAIAERTARSITSLPAQTRQIQQPTSPPIEPSAELVALTQKTRKRW from the coding sequence ATGGGCGCTCTTGTAGATCTACTGAATACCAATTCCACCCATGCAACCTTAGAGCGGCAGGAAAATCTGATGCTGAACCTGACTTCGGCGGAGTACGGGTTGCTGACCGATCTTTACCAACTGACAATGACCGCCTGCTACGTTGGCGAAGAGTTGGATCAGCAGCAAGCCAGCTTTGAATTGTTTACCCGTCGCTTACCGCAGGACTTTGGGTATTTGATTGCAATGGGACTGGAGCAAGCACTGGATTACCTGGAGCATTTTCACTTTGGTTCAGAGCAAATTAAAGCACTCCAGGACACCGGAATTTTTGCCCATGCACCAGAACAATTCTGGGCACTTTTGGCAAACGCAAGCTTTACAGGCGATGTCTGGGCAGTGCCGGAGGGAACCGCTGTATTTGCCAACGAACCACTGCTGCGCATCGAAGCACCGCTCTGGCAGGCACAAATTGCTGAAACCTACGTGCTCAATACCCTGAACTATCAGACGCTGATTGCTACCCGTGCGGCTCGTTTGCGCGATGTAGCAGGACCGGAGGCAACCCTGTTTGAGTTTGGTACGCGGCGGGCATTCAGCCCCCAGGCATCCCTTTGGGCGGCTCGATCGGCGCTGGCATCCGGTCTGGATGCGACCTCGAATGTGCTGGCTGCGGTCAAATTGGGGCGGGAACCGGTTGGCACAATGGCTCATTCCCTGGTGATGGCACTGGCAGCAACGGAAGGCAGCGAAGCCGAAGCGTTTACCGCTTTTCATCGCTACTTCCCCAGTGCACCCCTATTAATTGATACCTATGACACGATCGCTGCCGCTCACCAAATTGCTGCCAAGCTCCAGGCTGGCGAGATGCACCTATCTGGGGTGCGAATTGATTCAGGCGATTTACTCTCCCTTTCCCAACAGGTGCGAAAAATTTTGCCCGACATTCCCATCTTTGCCAGCGGTGATCTGGATGAGTACAAAATTGCGGAGTTAAAAGCGGCTGGAGCCTGCATTGATGGTTACGGATTGGGCACCCAGTTGGTAACAGGTTCACCCGTCAATGGTGTTTACAAGTTGGTTGAAATTAACGGCATTCCGGTGATGAAAGAAGCGAGCGGCAAAACCACCTATCCCGGACGAAAACAAATCTTCCGTCGCTATGAGAACGGTCTGGTTCAGGGCGATCGGCTTGGTTTAATTACCGAATCCCCCCAAGATCAGCACTCCTTGTTGCAATTGGTAATGAAACAGGGACAACGCACCCAATTTTCCGAACCTCTGGATGCGATCGCTGAGCGTACAGCACGATCAATCACCAGCCTCCCGGCCCAAACCCGCCAAATTCAGCAGCCCACCTCCCCCCCCATCGAACCATCAGCAGAACTGGTGGCTTTGACGCAGAAAACACGAAAAAGGTGGTAG
- a CDS encoding thiol-disulfide oxidoreductase DCC family protein: MTYFVIYDSHCNLCVSLVQLLETLDRGEKFQYTPMQDQSTLNQWGITPQDCEMGMILINADFPEQRWQGSDAAEEIGRLLPLGDLFVKAYRAMPGVKWTGDRIYEQVRDNRYTLFGKRSSPYQSQYPACARGDWREFGVGGRS, translated from the coding sequence ATGACCTACTTCGTAATCTACGACAGCCATTGCAACCTTTGTGTCTCGTTGGTTCAGCTTCTGGAAACGCTGGATCGGGGGGAGAAGTTTCAGTACACCCCGATGCAGGATCAATCCACTCTGAATCAGTGGGGCATTACTCCTCAGGATTGTGAAATGGGGATGATTTTGATCAATGCCGATTTCCCTGAACAACGCTGGCAGGGAAGTGATGCGGCAGAGGAAATTGGACGCTTGTTACCGCTTGGCGATCTATTTGTGAAAGCCTACCGGGCAATGCCAGGAGTTAAGTGGACGGGCGATCGCATCTACGAACAGGTGCGCGACAATCGTTATACCCTATTCGGTAAGCGCTCCAGCCCCTACCAATCACAATATCCCGCTTGCGCTAGGGGCGATTGGCGGGAATTTGGGGTAGGAGGTAGGAGTTAG
- a CDS encoding potassium channel family protein has translation MKPRIIVCGLGPTGYNILCLLRQQGADVVGIHNQPIPGEDKDVLVGDGRSAATLLAAGIREAQAIVLADREDGVNLAVLMQARVLNPRIRIVNRLFNTSLGDRLDNTLPDHITMSVAALAAPIFAFAALGNAAIGQLRLFNQTWPIHEEYIEEGHPWCGRKLSELWDDRDRMLIYYLPVDSRVDLVTAVTRGMYLQVGDRLIIGTKPSVRQTQRSLTRKLSKLALGLKYLRQHSRPLLAGTMLLLAVIFISTLTYISSVLHASPIDALYFSVGIITGAGANDIGVDRAPASLKLFTVITMLVGAAIIGLSYALLNDFVLGTRFDRFWDAARLPQRGHFIVCGLGGVGVQIVSHLCSYGHEVVVIEQDPHCRFLNTVRAMKIPVIQGDASLPATLAAAHFEQAQALLAVTSNDMANLEIALNAKGLNPKSSVIVRYQDPEFAHMAQKVFEFEAVFSPAELVAPAFTAAALGGRILGNGMTADSLWVALATVITPGHPFCGLRVQEIATEADCVPLYVVTRCQTIHGWDLLDICLSAGDVLYLTMPASQLELLWRSVASPYATSVEMGSKG, from the coding sequence ATGAAACCTCGCATTATTGTTTGTGGTTTGGGTCCAACAGGTTACAACATTCTCTGTTTGCTGCGGCAGCAGGGAGCAGATGTGGTGGGCATTCACAATCAACCGATTCCGGGGGAAGACAAGGATGTACTTGTTGGCGATGGGCGATCGGCGGCAACGCTTTTAGCAGCGGGTATTCGGGAGGCGCAGGCAATTGTTTTGGCCGATCGGGAAGATGGGGTGAATCTGGCAGTACTGATGCAGGCACGGGTACTCAATCCCCGCATCCGAATCGTGAATCGTTTGTTTAACACCAGCCTGGGCGATCGTCTCGACAATACCCTGCCCGACCATATCACCATGAGTGTGGCAGCGTTAGCTGCGCCCATTTTTGCTTTTGCTGCATTGGGCAATGCAGCGATCGGGCAGTTGCGGTTGTTTAACCAGACCTGGCCGATTCACGAGGAATATATAGAGGAAGGACATCCCTGGTGCGGGCGCAAGCTAAGTGAGCTGTGGGATGACCGCGATCGCATGTTGATTTACTATTTGCCCGTTGATAGTCGCGTTGATTTGGTGACTGCTGTTACCAGAGGCATGTATTTACAGGTAGGCGATCGGCTCATTATTGGCACCAAACCCAGTGTGCGGCAGACCCAGCGATCGCTGACCCGCAAACTTTCCAAGCTGGCACTGGGGTTAAAATATCTCCGGCAGCATAGCCGTCCCCTGCTAGCAGGAACGATGCTGCTGCTGGCAGTTATCTTTATCAGCACACTCACTTATATCTCTTCCGTCTTACATGCCTCTCCGATTGATGCCCTCTATTTTTCTGTTGGCATCATTACAGGTGCGGGGGCAAACGATATCGGCGTCGATCGCGCTCCTGCAAGCCTGAAGCTATTTACCGTGATTACCATGTTGGTGGGTGCTGCCATCATTGGTTTGTCCTACGCGCTTCTAAACGACTTTGTTTTGGGCACCCGCTTCGATCGCTTCTGGGACGCTGCCCGCCTGCCGCAACGGGGGCACTTTATCGTTTGTGGGTTGGGTGGAGTTGGGGTTCAAATTGTCAGCCACCTCTGTAGCTATGGACATGAAGTGGTAGTGATCGAACAAGACCCCCATTGCCGTTTTCTCAACACGGTGCGGGCAATGAAAATTCCTGTGATTCAGGGAGATGCCAGCCTCCCCGCCACCCTTGCAGCCGCCCATTTTGAGCAAGCACAGGCACTGCTGGCAGTGACCAGCAACGACATGGCGAATCTGGAAATTGCCCTTAACGCCAAAGGGCTAAATCCAAAATCGTCTGTGATTGTGCGTTACCAGGACCCAGAGTTTGCCCACATGGCACAAAAGGTATTTGAGTTCGAGGCAGTTTTTAGCCCAGCGGAACTGGTTGCCCCCGCCTTTACTGCGGCAGCGTTAGGTGGGCGCATCCTGGGGAACGGAATGACCGCAGATAGCCTCTGGGTTGCCCTTGCCACCGTGATTACCCCCGGACATCCTTTCTGTGGGCTACGGGTACAGGAGATTGCAACAGAAGCAGACTGCGTACCTTTGTACGTCGTGACCCGTTGCCAAACCATTCATGGTTGGGATTTGCTCGATATTTGTTTGAGTGCCGGAGATGTTTTGTACCTGACCATGCCTGCCAGCCAATTGGAGTTGTTGTGGCGTTCCGTTGCTTCCCCCTATGCCACCTCCGTTGAAATGGGCAGCAAAGGATAG